In Zea mays cultivar B73 chromosome 7, Zm-B73-REFERENCE-NAM-5.0, whole genome shotgun sequence, the following proteins share a genomic window:
- the LOC103632505 gene encoding uncharacterized protein: protein MAGSLLNPNRGLVRNSISHGRCVAFLVLAQLNVILRSVLSDVELSSVSVSLCTSSSLPRAELSVGLQLAMVSNSCTNRDLRLVFLAALTCVDLCSLRSGCRAGSLHTWCTPSRASRCCAPCVTRHPHPHHGQQLQKHGRPSLFPIFHAHLGLHPQPLPGIRLIGRTRRSPEFYG, encoded by the coding sequence ATGGCCGGCTCACTGCTCAACCCAAACCGAGGTCTTGTACGAAACAGCATCTCCCATGGCCGCTGCGTCGCGTTCCTTGTGCTAGCGCAGCTGAACGTCATACTGCGCAGTGTTTTGTCCGACGTCGAGCTTAGCTCAGTCTCTGTTTCTCTGTGCACGTCGAGTTCCTTGCCGCGCGCTGAGCTTTCTGTCGGTCTCCAACTCGCCATGGTGTCCAACTCCTGTACCAACCGTGACCTACGCTTGGTCTTCCTAGCTGCGTTGACCTGCGTCGACCTCTGCTCACTTCGCTCGGGATGTCGTGCTGGGTCGCTCCATACTTGGTGCACACCCAGCCGGGCGTCGCGATGTTGTGCACCATGTGTCACCCGTCATCCTCATCCTCACCATGGCCAGCAGCTTCAAAAACATGGACGCCCAAGCCTTTTCCCCATCTTTCACGCCCACCTCGGTCTTCATCCTCAACCTTTGCCAGGAATTCGGTTAATTGGGCGAACCAGAAGATCTCCAGAATTTTATGGATGA
- the LOC103632506 gene encoding uncharacterized protein: MAGSLLNPNRGLVRNSISHGRCVAFLVLAQLNAILRSVLSDVELSSVSVSLCTSSSLPRAELSVGLQLAMVSNSCTNRDLRLVFLAALTCVDLCSLRSGCRAGSLHTWCTPNRASRCCAPCVTRHPHPHHGQQLQKHGRPSLFPIFHAHLGLHPQPLPEIRLIGRTRRSPEFYG; this comes from the coding sequence ATGGCCGGCTCACTGCTCAACCCAAACCGAGGTCTTGTACGAAACAGCATCTCCCATGGCCGCTGCGTCGCGTTCCTTGTGCTAGCGCAGCTGAACGCCATACTGCGCAGTGTTTTGTCCGACGTCGAGCTTAGCTCAGTCTCTGTTTCTCTGTGCACGTCGAGTTCCTTGCCGCGCGCTGAGCTTTCTGTCGGTCTCCAACTCGCCATGGTGTCCAACTCCTGTACCAACCGTGACCTACGCTTGGTCTTCCTAGCTGCGTTGACCTGCGTCGACCTCTGCTCACTTCGCTCGGGATGTCGTGCTGGGTCGCTCCATACTTGGTGCACACCCAACCGGGCGTCGCGATGTTGTGCACCATGTGTCACCCGTCATCCTCATCCTCACCATGGCCAGCAGCTTCAAAAACATGGACGCCCAAGCCTTTTCCCCATCTTTCACGCCCACCTCGGTCTTCATCCTCAACCTTTGCCAGAAATTCGGTTAATTGGGCGAACCAGAAGATCTCCAGAATTTTATGGATGA